A region of the Nocardia nova SH22a genome:
CAGGTCGTTGACCGGCTTGCGCAGCCCCTGCAGCACCGGCCCGATCGCCACCGCACCGGCGCTGCGCTGCACCGCCTTGTAGGTGTTGTTACCGGTATTGAGGTCCGGGAAGATGAAAACCGTTGCGCGACCGGCGACATCGGAATGCGGCAGTTTGGTGCTCGCCACCGCCGGTTCGATGGCGGCGTCGTATTGGATCGGCCCCTCCACCGGTAACTGCGGCGCCCGTTGATGGACGAATTCGGTTGCGGCACGGACCTTGTCGACATCGGCGCCGCTGCCGGACTCGCCGGTCGAGTACGACAGCATCGCCACGCGCGGTTCGATGCCGAACTGTTCGGCGGTGCGAGCGGAGGAGATGGCGATATCGGCGAGTTGCTCGGACGTGGGGTCCGGAACCACCGCGCAGTCACCGTAGGCGAGCACCCGATCGGCCAGGCACATCAGGAACACGCTCGACACCGTCGAGACACCGGCCTCGGTCTTGATGATCTCGAAGGACGGCCGGATCGTATGCGCGGTGGTGTGCGCGGCGCCGGACACCATTCCGTCGGCGATGCCCTTGTAGACCATCATCGTGCCGAAATACGAGATGTCTGTGATGACTTCGCGCGCCCGCTCGACCGTCATCCCCTTGTGTGCGCGCAGCCGCGCGAACTCCTCGGCGAACTCACCGCGCAACTCGCTGGTACGCGGATCGAGCACCTGTGCGGCATCGATATCGAGTCCGAGTTCGGCGGCGCGGGCCCGCACGGTCGCCTCGTCGCCGAGGATGGTCAGATCCGCGATCTTGCGTTGCAGCACCCGTCCGGCCGCCCGCAGGATCCGGTCGTCGTCGCCTTCGGGCAGCACGATCCGGCGCGGATCGGCCCGGGCGCGTTCCACCAGCTGATATTCGAACATCTGCGGTGTGACCACCGACGGCGCCGGAACATCGATGAGTTCCAGCAACTTCCCGCTGTCGACCCGCTGTTCCATCAGCGCCAGCGCGGTGTCGATCTTGCGAATACTGCTGAGCGACACCCGGCCCCGGGTATGCGCGGCGGCACTGGCGGTATCGAAGGTGCCCAGCTGGGTGGTCAGGATCGGCAGCTTCGGTTTCAGGCCCTCCATCAGCCGCGCGATCGCCGGATCGGGCAGCATCCCGCCGTTCATGATGATGCCCGACAGCGACGGAA
Encoded here:
- the pta gene encoding phosphate acetyltransferase encodes the protein MAQTAPSTVYIASLEGDTGKSTVALGMLQMLSATTPRVGVFRPIMRSNHGPDYVLELLLEHCTADIDYDQAVGVTYEQVHADPDAAISDIVQRFHDVAKVCDAVVIVGSDYTDVAGPSELRYNARIAVNLGAPILLVLRGAGRTPEEVVQVARVCEAELESEHAHSTAIIVNRCDPDQLEKVREALSVVDCPSWTLPEVPLLTAPTMRELCDAIDGSVYSGDPELLQREALTVMVGGMTAEHILERLTDGVAVIVPGDRSDVLLGLVNAHEAEGFPSLSGIIMNGGMLPDPAIARLMEGLKPKLPILTTQLGTFDTASAAAHTRGRVSLSSIRKIDTALALMEQRVDSGKLLELIDVPAPSVVTPQMFEYQLVERARADPRRIVLPEGDDDRILRAAGRVLQRKIADLTILGDEATVRARAAELGLDIDAAQVLDPRTSELRGEFAEEFARLRAHKGMTVERAREVITDISYFGTMMVYKGIADGMVSGAAHTTAHTIRPSFEIIKTEAGVSTVSSVFLMCLADRVLAYGDCAVVPDPTSEQLADIAISSARTAEQFGIEPRVAMLSYSTGESGSGADVDKVRAATEFVHQRAPQLPVEGPIQYDAAIEPAVASTKLPHSDVAGRATVFIFPDLNTGNNTYKAVQRSAGAVAIGPVLQGLRKPVNDLSRGALVADIVNTVAITAIQAQKAQ